In Arcobacter sp. CECT 8983, a single window of DNA contains:
- a CDS encoding RNA-binding protein has protein sequence MNIYVGNLSFRMNDSELEKVFAEFGEVKSAKVITDRETGRSKGFGFVEMADSSAGNEAIEKLNGNEVEGRTLRVNEARPREERPRRQF, from the coding sequence ATGAACATTTATGTTGGAAATCTATCATTTAGAATGAATGATAGTGAGTTAGAAAAAGTTTTCGCTGAGTTCGGTGAAGTAAAAAGCGCTAAGGTTATCACAGATAGAGAAACAGGAAGATCAAAAGGTTTTGGTTTTGTTGAAATGGCAGATTCTTCTGCAGGTAACGAAGCTATTGAAAAACTGAATGGTAACGAAGTTGAAGGTAGAACTTTAAGAGTTAATGAAGCGAGACCAAGAGAAGAGAGACCTAGAAGACAATTCTAG